The Saccharothrix violaceirubra genome segment CGCACGGCACCGTGACCCGGCACTACCGCCAGCACCAGGCGGGCAAGCCGACCTCCACCAACCCGATCGCGTCGATCTACGCGTGGACGGGCGGCCTCAAGCACCGCGGCAAGCTGGACTCGACCCCCGAGGTCACCGGCTTCGCCGAGACGCTGGAGCGCGTGATCATCGAGACCGTCGAGAGCGGCGCGATGACCAAGGACCTCGCGGCGCTCGTCGGCCCGGAGCAGGAGTGGCTGACCACCGAGGCGTTCCTCGGGACGCTGGACGAGAACCTGCGCAAGGCCGCCGGCTGAGCTTGATTTCTTCGACGAAAGGGACCGCTCACGGGCGGTCCCTTTCGCTTGTCGGTGGTCACCCGTCGGGTGCGCATACCGGGTGATCGCCTTCCAGGGTGCGGTTTCGTGGGCGAACCTGCACCCATGTTCGGAATTCCCACCCGCGGGCTCCTGGTGATCGGCGTGCTGGGCACGGCGGGACTGCTCTACCTGGGCAAGGGCGTCGAGTCGACGCCGCGCGAGGCCGCGTCGTGCCGGGTCGCGGTCGTGGCCGACGTGCTCAACGTGCGGTCCGGTCCGTCCGACGCCCAGCCCGTGGTCGCCACGCTGCGCCGGGACGCGGTCGTGGCCGCCGAGCGGCAGGTCGTCGACGGGTTCCGGCTGCTCGGCGACGGTCGGTGGGTGAAGGACGAGTACGTCCTGCCCACGTCCGACAGTGCGTGCTGAGGCACCATGTGGCCATGTTCTTCAAGTGGCCTTTCGGTCGCGGTAACAAGATCACCACGTGCGCGTGCGTGCCCGAGTGGCCCGGACTCGTCGCCGAGCAGGCCGGCCACCACGTGACGGGCGTGCCCTCGCCCGAGGGCAGCAGTCCGATGGTGATGATGTTGGGCCTGGTCGCGCACTGCACGGGCTGCGGCGCGCGGTACCCGCACGGCTGGCGGGTGGCCGACTAGGCTGCGGTGCGTGCTCACCGTGTCGACCGTGAACGTGAACGGCCTGCGTGCGGCTGCCAAGAAGGGTTACCTGGAGTGGCTGTCCGCGACGGCCGCCGACGTGGTGTGCCTCCAGGAGGTCCGCGCGTCACCCGACCAGTTGCCCGAAGAGGTGCGCGCGCCGCAGGGGTGGCACATGGCGCAGGCGTACTCGGACGTCAAGGGCCGCAACGGCGTGGCCGTGCTGACGCGTGAGGAGCCCCAGGCCGTGCGCGTCGGCTTCGGCGTGGCCGAGTTCGAGCACTCCGGGCGGTACGTGGAGGTCGAGCTGGCGGACGTCGTCGTGGCCAGCCTGTACCTGCCCAGCGGCGACGTGGGCACCCCGCGCCAGGACGAGAAGGACCGGTTCATGGCCGCGTTCCTGCCGTACCTGGTCGAGCTGCGGGAGAAGGCGGCGGCCGACGGGCGCGAGGTGCTGGTGTGCGGCGACTGGAACATCGCCCACCGGCCCGAGGACCTCAAGTCGTGGAAGACCAACCAGAAGTCGTCGGGCTTCCTGCCGTACGAGCGCGAGTGGCTGGGCAGCGTGTACGACGAGGCCGAGTACGTCGACGTGGTGCGCGCCCTGCACCCGTCGGGTCCGGGCCCTTACACCTGGTGGTCGTACCGGGGCAAGGCGTACGACAACGACTCCGGGTGGCGCATCGACCTCCACGTGGCCACGGCGGGCCTGGCCGCCCGCGCGACCGGCGCCGTGGTCGAGCGCGCCGCCACGTACGGCGAACGCTGGTCCGACCACGCCCCCGTGACGGTGACCTACGCCTGAGCAGGAGGTTCCCGGGATGCACGAACTCATCGAGGCCAGGCGGCACGAGATCGTGGAGTTGCGCCGCGAAGTGGGTGTGCGGCGCCTTGCGGTGTTCGGCTCGGCGGTCGACGGTTCGTTCGACGTGACGTCCAGTGACGTGGACGTCACGGTCGAGTTCGCCGTCCGGCCGGGGTTCGACCACGTCGGCAACTACTTCTCGCTGAAGGAAGGGCTGGAGGCGATCTTCGGGCGGCCGGTCGACCTGGTCGGCGAATCGGGCATCCGCAACCCGTACTTCAGGCAGCGGGTGCGGGAGACCTAGGAGCCGCTGTATGCGGCGTGACCCGCGCGTCTACCTCTGGGATGCCCTGAACGCGGCGGACCTGCTGACGCGGTTCAGCGGCGGCAAGACCTTCGAGGACTACCGGCCGATCCGATGGTCGGCTCGGCGGTGGAACGGCAATTCGAGATCATCGGCGAGGCGCTGAACAAGCTCTCGAAGGTCGACGCCGAACTCGCGTCGGCCATCCCGACCTCGGACGCATCGTCGCGTTCCGCAACATCCTCAGCCACGGCTACGCCACGGTCGACGACGCGTTGGTGTGGCAGGTGCTCACCGGGAACCTGCCGGCGTTGGAGCGGACGC includes the following:
- a CDS encoding SH3 domain-containing protein — encoded protein: MFGIPTRGLLVIGVLGTAGLLYLGKGVESTPREAASCRVAVVADVLNVRSGPSDAQPVVATLRRDAVVAAERQVVDGFRLLGDGRWVKDEYVLPTSDSAC
- a CDS encoding exodeoxyribonuclease III encodes the protein MLTVSTVNVNGLRAAAKKGYLEWLSATAADVVCLQEVRASPDQLPEEVRAPQGWHMAQAYSDVKGRNGVAVLTREEPQAVRVGFGVAEFEHSGRYVEVELADVVVASLYLPSGDVGTPRQDEKDRFMAAFLPYLVELREKAAADGREVLVCGDWNIAHRPEDLKSWKTNQKSSGFLPYEREWLGSVYDEAEYVDVVRALHPSGPGPYTWWSYRGKAYDNDSGWRIDLHVATAGLAARATGAVVERAATYGERWSDHAPVTVTYA
- a CDS encoding nucleotidyltransferase family protein, whose amino-acid sequence is MHELIEARRHEIVELRREVGVRRLAVFGSAVDGSFDVTSSDVDVTVEFAVRPGFDHVGNYFSLKEGLEAIFGRPVDLVGESGIRNPYFRQRVRET
- a CDS encoding HepT-like ribonuclease domain-containing protein, which produces MLSHGYATVDDALVWQVLTGNLPALERTLRALLAERDA